A window of Watersipora subatra chromosome 10, tzWatSuba1.1, whole genome shotgun sequence genomic DNA:
CACATGATGGAAAATGCTGTAGATTATCTCGAAAGCAACTTGTGGATAATCATCGCCGCGGTATTAACTTTGTTAGCGTATGAAATAAATAAGCACAGATAAATCTTTTATGGCGTCATAAAAGATTGTTACGAGGAATTGTTACGAGGAATTGTTGAGGTTTGcgaagattgcaaagattgttACGAGAAATTTTTACAAAGATTGTTGAGGTTTGcgaagattgcaaagattgttACCTTATTGGATTAGCGCGGAAGCTCCTACACCCGCAGCCGTGGCAGCGCCTACAAAAACTCGCTCatattttttttgttcagaGCTAGGGGTGTAATCTAAAGAAGGCGCTTTTAAATCAGGGTGAGGTAGTGTAGGCTTTTCACCGTAGAGCTTTTCATAAGTATCAAAGGCCGAATTTACCGAGTATATTTCATCGGTAGCCTCCTGCTTTCGAGCATTTTGCTCGTTTAGCCAATCTTGGTTTTTGGCTCGTTTGATGTTGTAATCCGCTTGTTCAACGTTTAGCTTTTCTAACGCCGCATTATGTCTCTTGGCTTCTTCCTGAGCTCCATTTTTATCAATCTTTGAAAAAAGATAATTTCCACCGGCGAACGCTAAAGAGTTTACGACGGCTCCCACTACCATAATCGCGATACTAGCCATTTATTATATCTCATAAAATACTATAAGCTCTTTTATATTAGGACTGAATATGAGACAGGTCACAATTCCCTCTACCCGAAGATTGATCGCGTGAAGTTTATTAGTTAACAACCCGGAATACATTCCTACAACCTCGTCGTcatttaaaaattgtatatccaATTCCACTCCGGGTGTGTACGGTCGGTAGAGAATAATATCCTTAATAGTTCCACCTCGAGGAATAACTGGCATAAACAAGGATTTACCATCATAAAGCCTCGCCCGATCTAGCTTGACTTGATGCACATTTACAGATTTTGATTTActgccatacatttattctACGATAACTCGAGCTCCGCAATAAATTTTCCGGGATAAGCGTTACCTCGTTCATCCGAGATTGACACGTTTAAGCTGTTGAGCTCGCCAATGAGCATGGATTTGTAATTATTAGTAGGATGGTGTTGTATTATTTCTCCCACATCAGTTCTGCCTATGGGAATAATTGAAAGGAGATTTGATCGTTTACCGTTCCATAAATTTTTAGACGTGTCTATTCCATCgatgtataaatacaaacacaATGGGGTCAGATATAAATATTCATTCTCTATCAGTTTGGCTAGTCCACCCGTAATCGTCGCGTCAGTACTAAcctttaaagtgttttgatgaactTTAAATGAGCCTGGTAATTTGGAAAGGAGCTGCTCGTACGTGTAATACCCCGGCTGAATAGTAGTCGTTCTACCGTTGTATGTGTAACTGGTCACCTCGGTCAAAttgtaaaaagataaatataacgTAATTGTCTTAAGGCTAATACCGGTTGCCTTCACGGATCGATCGAGCTCAATGCGACCGGTTTTGTTTATTGTCAAAGaggtcatttattaataaatgactgGACAACTATCTAGCGGTTATCCCATAGATTTTTACAACTTAACTGTCGTCGTAGCGATAGACGAACATAACAAAATATCGTATAGCTTTGTCAAAAAGTTTGTCGATATCTCACCAGCACCGGTAGTGGTTAAAAGCTTTGATGATGTCAATCGATGGTATGATGACcccatgttatattattttcagcAATATAAGTTTGCCTTATACTGCGCGACTGCTTTGTGCGGTGTGAGTAAAGATCAGCTGACACGAGGTCTACCTCTTACAAAAgctattttaaactttcacGTTATGTACCAAACTAAAAAGATGTTGGCGCAAATGGAGATTAGAAATCCCGGAGATCGAGATTTTGATCCGTGCAACAATCCTTACAACAAAACCGAGTACTGCAAATTGCTCAATGAGTTTAGAGTAACAGCTAAAAATATTCCTGAGATTGATCAACCAGCCAGAGGTCTCGGATTTATCATACAAGACGGTGGTAGTAAAGTAGGTTCTCTACAAAAACAGTTGGCTGATCTAGGCAGGCATCACAAACCGTATCCAAAATATCCATCAAGCAGTAAAGATAAGACGGATATGGATGTACAACGGAGTGGTGCCAATGGTTGGGGTACTTATTACCAGTTTCCGGAGTGGAATTCGAGTGCGGGTACTAAAATGGTTTCGGTAACTCAAGACCCATTTGACTACAAAAGGGTAGTGCCCGATCATAGTAAGTCATTCACATCCCCCGGAATAGTTAGACTTAATGATAGTATTAGAGCTTACGTCTACTGTTTACTGGGAGCTCAGGTGCAAGCTAGACAAGCGGGTTCCTCCCTCGAGTCTCAACAAGAATTTTTAGTTCTGGTCAATGACTTGATCATGAAAAAGCAATCTCTCCAAGATTCTATATCAAACTTTGAGGACGCCCTCACTAAAACTCGCGGGCAAACAAATTATGTTATAGCCAAAGGTCTGTACATGATACCGTCAGACTTGAACTTGAACGCTTTAGGACAAAGCGTAAAAggatttaacgataaaattaaaatagcccAAGCGTTTGATAGCGTAGGAATAAAACCTCCACCACCGAAACCAAAACCCACACCGCTAAAGCCTTCACCAAAACCCAAACCCGCGCAACAGCCAAAACCTGCGCAACCTGCACCAAAACCTGTGCCACTACAACAGCCACCAAAACCCAAACCTGCACCGACACTAAAATCAACTCCTTCTGTAAAGCCATCTATATTTCCTACAGAATTATTTTCACCAAAACCTGCCCCTTCTGTAAAGCCATCAACAGAATTGTCACCGCCCGAGGGCAACGTTCACGAAGGAAATAAATTGTTAATTGGCGGCACTATAGTCATCGCGGGTATAGCTTATTCcatgatgtaattttatacGGTCGTATAAAATTATGACAATGCGGCTTGTAGAGCCGCCTTTTTCATCGTTTTGTACCCGGGTATACCTTGTGCCTTGGCCAGCTTTTTGAGTTCGGGTAAGTTAACGCACAGTTCTGGTGGCATTCTATTCTCATACCTAGGTATGGGTCTACCTCGAACTGTATATCTTTCCGTCGACTCTTTATATTCGTCATACACAGGGGGTCGGACGAGATCAAACAACTCCATCGCATTGATCCATCTTTGACTCAACTCATCTAAACTTTCTTTTGGTTTCCTATTCAAGAAGTGCGGCATTGTTAATGTCATTTATTCTATAATGTCCGTGTGCCAAGCTATTTATTGAATCTAGGTAATAGCGTTTGTCGTCAAAGGCCGACAGAGTCTTTTTGCTAAAAGTCCAATTTTTTATCTCGTGTAGTTTGGACTGGAGTGTCGTCATGGTGGCATTCGGAGCCGAATCTCCACTATCCAGGCATTGTTTGTAGGTATCAAACTTTAGGTTTTTGGTTATACACTTTTTTACTCCTTTGCATTTTGTCAGTCCCCAACCCTCACCCTCTACGCAGTATGACTTGGCTCGCAAAGCCACAAATTCCGCTATCGGTTTGCCACCACCTTCATCCTTGGGCAGACCTATCACTTTCTTGTTTTTCTCACTGTAGCACGGATGATCTTTAGGGTAGTTGCTCGTATCATACTTTTCGAGCGGCATTTCCTTATAAAAATCTTCTGTCTCGATTAATGACACTAAGCTGTCCGTGTCAGTGTACATCATTCTAGCATCGGGGTATCGCCGTCGTATGTCATCGTAAAAGAATTTGTACATGAGCAGTTTGGACAGATCTAAAATGGCCTGACCGACGTAAATAGGTTTGTTTAAGGCCACTGTAGATTTGCTCATGAGAATGGCCGCCAAGTTGTCATTAAACTCTTTCTTACACTTGAATCGCGGCTTATTTATGAGCTTTTGTTTGCGATTCATTTTAGTAGTCAACTCTACATCTATCCGTTTGCGAACATTCTCCATCGATTTCCCGAATACCGCATTGTTCATGAGCTTGAAAAAATCTTTCTCAAAATCAGTCTTAGCTTGCTTTTGAAGATCGGTGTTTAGTCGAATGTATGGCTCCATCCATGCACTTTCTTTAAACTTGAGAACACGGTGTACTTTAGTCAAATGCAGACCCTTTTTCAAATAATACTTTAAGATACTGTGATGTACGACGTACTTGCGCTTATCTCGAAGGTTTGGCACCAGCTTAGGAACTTTTGCATAGCACGGCTCTCCAAGCTTGCCAAGCTCTCCCACATCGCGCATATACTCTGACCACTGATCAGGTTTCATTGATTCGGGTGCCAGCGGATAATCATTGTGTTCGTCGTGGAGCTTGTTTAGGTATTCTAGATCTACCTCCGCCATGTAGCCCTCATCATCATTAATGTCTGGCAGCCCTTTCGATTTCACCCATTTGAAACCACCAGTCGGTAGCTTTTGCGACATGGCCCACCCGTACAGGTTATTCTCATCCAAGTACATCAGGTAGGTAGCTGGTTTCTTTTTATCATACCCCTCCACATAAGGATTGTTGGCCTTGGCGTATCGCAAGCCTCCGCATGTAGACACACCACCTCTTATACCACTCTCTACAAAATTGTACATGTCTACATCACTGATGAGCTCCAGttcttgttttgttattttaagcaATGCATCCCATGACAATGAGGGTGCTGAGATGTAGTGACACGGATCGAGACCATATACATCCATGGCTGTCGATCTATGGCTCTCAAAAACATCAGTCAAAAGCAAGACATCCGTCTTAAGATAGAGATCGTGATAATCACCCAAAGTCTCACACCCCAGCTCCTTCCACACTTTTTGAGCATGCAGGTAGTCACCTGGCTGCAAGCCCGCATGATTGTTTAGCGATGAGCTAAAGTGTATAATCTTTGGAAGTTGCTTTTCTTCAAATCGCTCATGAGAATCCATATACTCATACGGATACACGCCCTTTCTCGCCAACAAGCCATAGTGTTCCGGAAACTCCTGTTTCAAGTGTGGGAGATCGTCTAGTCCTTCCACCAGTTCAGCCAGTGAACTGTTGAGGTGTTGCATGCTGTCGATAAACTTAAAGCGATCTATTCTCATTGACATGTACTTTTCATCCGTGTTCGCTATAACATCGATGCCCTTGTACCCCTCGTAAGCCTTGACAATTAAATGAGAGTCATACCCCTTGAGGTTGTGAAATATCACGTTAATCTTTTTTGTCTGTCTGTGCTTGAGATTGCAGCTATTGTGCGCGGGGCCTCTGTACGACCCAGAGACATGATCATGATCTCTAACTAGCCAATCTTCTTCCGTAGCCTCACGCCCACACATGTAGCACTCTGTCACAGTTTTAAATTCTCGCTCTTGCTCCGGAGTGATTATTATTTTCGCGATTGGAATGCTATCTATCAACTCTTCTATTCTATCCAGCTCTGCAAAGAATCTCTCCATGCAATCCTCACCCCTGTAAGTCTCAAACCTCAATGACTTTCCTAAGCTGTTCACCAGGTTTACGCCGTAGCCACACGCTGTATGGACTTTGCTATTTTTGTCTATAATAGACTCAAAGTTCGCGTAGACGGTGTAAGGCgccttttccatatttttaatgttcttaAACTTCATGACCGAGCCAGGTTCAGGCATCTTGACGATGCAAGTACCATCGTGAGCGGCTAGGCACCCTTTGATGTGGTCCTTAAATGTTCTCTCACACGTTGAGTGGTGGAGACATCGTAGGCAGGTATAGTTGCTACGACCTCCTGTGTTATCAGTTTGCTTCCTCATTAACGCTGACATACTCTTGATCCACATGTAATGATCTTTGTAGAGAAGCAGGTTAACCTCGGGGAGACCTTCCGCCTTCTCAGTATACAACCGGTTATCCGTGTGGACAATCTCCACTCCGCCGTCTTTCCACTCAAACACATTAATCACGAGTTTGTTTTTGTTAGCAAACCTTTGTATCTGATCTACCGTCACCGGATACTTTAACATTTTGGTATTCAAGCTGTTTTGATATGGCGTGTAATTTGATAACCTGTCTACGTGATCAGATGATGGGTATAGGCATGAGAGTATCGCCCACAACAAGCACTTGTTATCATCCAAAGCCTCTGGatctatttcttttatttttttaactaacGCTGATTTCTCGGTTTTGGTAGTAAAAGGAATGTCCATAGATTTTGCAATCCGTTTTATCACTGCCATTGTTTTGGCACCTCCATTGTTGACGTTTATGATGGCATTTTTGTTCGCTAAAGCTTTAGGGGTTGGTTTGTACGTTCCACCTCTTAGAGGTTTCCACCGATAAATTTCCAAATAAAATCTAGATACTCGCTCCAAAATCCACCCCGAACCGTTGTTCGTAAATTCATCAATTTTTCTGATTATATTCGCTAGCTGTCTGTTTAATTCTTCATCCAGATTGGTTGATGCTAGGATTGGTACGGCGCCTTCTCTAGGGGTACCCCAGAATCGAGTGATTATAGTACCACGCTCTAGATGGGAGAATGCAACTTCAGCACTTACGCGAAGTTTTTTAGTTCGGTTAAACGCATCATTAATCCTACCTATAATGACGGGTTTGGCGTGATTCCATACAAAGTCTATGTTGGCTGATTGATAACTGGATACATCTATAGTAGATTTGTTGGTGACCTCATCTACAAAAGTGGTTCTTATCTCCACCCGTGGCGCTCTGTCAACACCTCTCAATGCGTCCACCAAGTCCGCTTTTTTCATACGCGGCCCAACTGTTATATCTCTGGCTCGAGCTAAAGATTTTAGATCTTTCATACTCAAGTCATCCACTGTAAGACGTTTCTTGCCATCGACAATATCCTTTAACTCGGCTTTTCTCAGCTTCGCTGTATTCCCAAACCCCATCCGCTTCGCCTCCTCCCTCATCTGACTGGAGGTAGAGTCTCCATACAGGTTTCTCACATTGCGGAGGGCATCATCCGGGTGTGGCTTTTTGTAAGTACCGTCTATCACTATTGGTATACCCTTACTAGTTTTACCGATTACCATGGATCGATCGCCCGCATGATACGCTAGCTCCGCTTTGCTCATTTTGCTGTATCCTTTAATACCGCTTTGCTTGGCATCTTGCCGAAGCCAACTCTTATTCCCTTTTCCGTATAGATTTTTCACATTCTCCATTTATTATAAACTTCATGCTTTAAGCCTACATCAAATGACCTAATGTTCAGTCAAGCgtataataaatagacaatcagaggtttaaagaattttgtataataaatagttGCAAAAAAAGCAAGCGTGACCAGCACCGAAAGGTCCTGCAGTCACGTGTCACCTAGGTGACAGCCGTGCCTGTTTCTaactctctccattttatttttgaatttttaatatccatttttttaaaatcagcatGAGTTTGTGTATCTGATTTTGAGTTCTCATggtttaaagaattttgtataataaaggtACAAATGGCAAGCGTGACCAGCACTTAGGTCCTGCAGTCGCGTGCTCTTTGGCAGCCGTACCTTCTCTCCGTACAAATTTCTCACATTCTCCATTTTTCAAAATCCTTgggattttgaaaacttttaaaaaacttttaaaatactaTCTAAAATTCTAGATTTTTTCATCTTTAGACAAAAATTGCCAGGGCGAAAATTCTGGTCCAGAATAGTTAATTCACATACTACTAACCGCATTTCGgagtctttgttatttcgacgtatgtaataagcacatcggctgccaaatttgaaccCAAGCAACAGTTTTCTTGAATTCATAGGGTGAAATAAAAGTCGTATAATGAGGTGAAAACCCCACCATGCTCaactttgtaaggtgaaaaaatcgtatagcAGGGtaattgtatcctgagggtgcactgtagtgaCTTTGAAAACAGACCTGTTCAAGATAGACGTCTACCTAAGTAGTTATCCAATTTTGTGCTGCAATGGTTGTGCAGGTCAGTTAACCCTGAGATCAATTAGATTTTATGCTGTATGGTTTTACAACAGTTGATTTTGAGATCAAGAGGGGATGCGGAATGCATTTGATATGTGTTAATTATAGCATTGATTTGGGATTGTACAGTTTGTTCCTTTGTTGTAGACAGCGTATGGCAATGCAATGCTTACATTACGTTACGCTTGATGCAATGACTTTGTGCAGACTATGTACATGTGCTAAGTAAAAGTTGTGTTTTGGTGTTGAATAAAAGTACTAGCGACTTGTTGCTTACCAAGTGTTTGATAAACTTGCTACAACAAtgttattgttttctttttacgaacttttttataaatagaaaTA
This region includes:
- the LOC137407069 gene encoding uncharacterized protein, which gives rise to MENVKNLYGKGNKSWLRQDAKQSGIKGYSKMSKAELAYHAGDRSMVIGKTSKGIPIVIDGTYKKPHPDDALRNVRNLYGDSTSSQMREEAKRMGFGNTAKLRKAELKDIVDGKKRLTVDDLSMKDLKSLARARDITVGPRMKKADLVDALRGVDRAPRVEIRTTFVDEVTNKSTIDVSSYQSANIDFVWNHAKPVIIGRINDAFNRTKKLRVSAEVAFSHLERGTIITRFWGTPREGAVPILASTNLDEELNRQLANIIRKIDEFTNNGSGWILERVSRFYLEIYRWKPLRGGTYKPTPKALANKNAIINVNNGGAKTMAVIKRIAKSMDIPFTTKTEKSALVKKIKEIDPEALDDNKCLLWAILSCLYPSSDHVDRLSNYTPYQNSLNTKMLKYPVTVDQIQRFANKNKLVINVFEWKDGGVEIVHTDNRLYTEKAEGLPEVNLLLYKDHYMWIKSMSALMRKQTDNTGGRSNYTCLRCLHHSTCERTFKDHIKGCLAAHDGTCIVKMPEPGSVMKFKNIKNMEKAPYTVYANFESIIDKNSKVHTACGYGVNLVNSLGKSLRFETYRGEDCMERFFAELDRIEELIDSIPIAKIIITPEQEREFKTVTECYMCGREATEEDWLVRDHDHVSGSYRGPAHNSCNLKHRQTKKINVIFHNLKGYDSHLIVKAYEGYKGIDVIANTDEKYMSMRIDRFKFIDSMQHLNSSLAELVEGLDDLPHLKQEFPEHYGLLARKGVYPYEYMDSHERFEEKQLPKIIHFSSSLNNHAGLQPGDYLHAQKVWKELGCETLGDYHDLYLKTDVLLLTDVFESHRSTAMDVYGLDPCHYISAPSLSWDALLKITKQELELISDVDMYNFVESGIRGGVSTCGGLRYAKANNPYVEGYDKKKPATYLMYLDENNLYGWAMSQKLPTGGFKWVKSKGLPDINDDEGYMAEVDLEYLNKLHDEHNDYPLAPESMKPDQWSEYMRDVGELGKLGEPCYAKVPKLVPNLRDKRKYVVHHSILKYYLKKGLHLTKVHRVLKFKESAWMEPYIRLNTDLQKQAKTDFEKDFFKLMNNAVFGKSMENVRKRIDVELTTKMNRKQKLINKPRFKCKKEFNDNLAAILMSKSTVALNKPIYVGQAILDLSKLLMYKFFYDDIRRRYPDARMMYTDTDSLVSLIETEDFYKEMPLEKYDTSNYPKDHPCYSEKNKKVIGLPKDEGGGKPIAEFVALRAKSYCVEGEGWGLTKCKGVKKCITKNLKFDTYKQCLDSGDSAPNATMTTLQSKLHEIKNWTFSKKTLSAFDDKRYYLDSINSLAHGHYRINDINNAALLE